The window TCGCGCCCGACGGCGTCGAGCGCGTCGCGGCTCGCCACCGGCGCCGCGCCCGTGCGGCTGCGGGTGATCTGGCGGAAGTCGGCGTATTTCACCTTCAGCGTCACGGTGCGGCCCAGCACGCCCGTGCTCTCGCAGTGGCGCCACACGGCGTCGACGGCGGGCGCGAGCCCCGCCACCAGGTCCGCCTCGGTGGTCAGGTCCTCGGAGAAGGTGTGCTCCGAGCCGCTCGACTTGCGCACCCGGTCGGGCCGCACCGGGCGGTGGTCGACGCCGCGCGCCGCCCAGTAATAGTAGCGGCCGCTCTTGCCGAACAGCGCGTCGAGTTCCTCGGCCGGGCGCGCCCTGAGGTCGGCCCCGGTGAGGATGCCGAGCCCCTTCATGCGCGCCGCCGTCACCGGCCCGATGCCGTGGAAGCGGCCGATGTCGAGGCCCGCCACGAAGGCCGCCCCCTGCCCCGGCGGGATCACGGTCAGCCCGTCGGGCTTGCGGTGGTCGGAGGCGAGCTTGGCCAGGAACTTGTTGTAGCTCACCCCCGCCGAGGCGGTGAGCCCGGTGTCGCGCAGGATGCGGGCCCGGATGGCGCGCGCGATGAGCGTCGCCGAGCCCGACGCCGCCGCCTCCGTGACGTCGAGGTAGGCCTCGTCGAGCGACAGGGGCTCGATCAGCGCCGTATGCTCGGCGAAGGCGGCCCGGATCTGGCGCGACACCGCCTTGTAGACCTCGAAGCGGGGCGGCACGAAGACGAGGTCGGGGCACCGCCGCACGGCCGCCATCGACGACATGGCCGAGCGGACGCCGAAGCGCCGCGCCTCGTAGCTCGCCGCGGCCACCACGCCGCGCTGGCGCGAGCCCCCCACCGCCACGGGCCGCCCGCGGAGGCCCGGGTCGTCGCGCTGCTCCACGGACGCGTAGAAGGCGTCCATGTCGACGTGGATGATCTTGCGGGGCGCGGGCTCGCCCGCCGCGTCCGGAAAGGCGGAGGCCGAATCGGACGGGCGGGACGGGATCGTCATGGCGCGACGGGATCTGCGGAACGAAACGGAAACAGCATAGGGCGCCCGCGCCGGGCCGGGAAGCCCCGCTCAGCCCTCCGCGCGCGCCGTCCCGGCCATGAACTCCTCCAGCGTGGCGATGCGCAGGCCGGGCGGCAGGGCCTGTCGCAGCACGTCGCGCCGGCGCAGCACCTTGCCGTCGCGCGTCAGGAAGGCGTCGCAGCCCGCCTCCGCGGCCTCCGACAGGTGCGAGGCGTCGGCGTCGTGCTTGCCGGGCCGGCCGTCGCCCCGCATGATCGCCCGCACGCGGATGCGGTCGATGTGCTGCCGCGCCGTGGGCGCCGCGGGGCGCGGGGGCGCCGGCAGAGCGAGGGCCGCGGCCCGCACGGCCCGCGGCGCGCCGGGGTCGCGCATCTCGGCCAGCACGCCGGCCGGCACGAAGAGCCGCAGCCGGCCCGCCGCCGCCAGGGCGAAGAGGCGCTCGACCAGCGCGTCGCGCGGCGAGCCGTCGGGGTCGAGCGTGTTGGCGTCGAGCGCCACCATGGGGACGGCGTTCGCCGGCATGGACCTAAGCGCAGTCGCGCAGCGCGGAGGGGCGCCGGGCCGGGCCGACGAAGCCCGGCACCTCGCCCATCACGGCGCGGTCGCGCCCGCCGCGCTTGGCGCGGTACAGCGCCGCGTCGGCGGCGGCGAGCAGGTCCGGGCCCGGGCAGCCCGCGCCCGCGGCGCCGCCCACGCTGACGGTGACGCTGGTCCCGACCGGCGCCGCGCGATGCGGGATCTGCAGACCCGCCACGGCCGCCCTGATGCGCTCCGCGATGGCGGCGCCGCCCTCGGCCCCGGTGCCCGGCAGGATCACGGCGAACTCTTCCCCGCCGTAGCGCGCGGCCACGTCCCCGGCGCGGCGCACCGTGCCGGCGATGGCCAGCGCCACCCGCCGCAGGCAGTCGTCGCCCCCGCCGTGGCCGTAGGTGTCGTTGAACAGCTTGAAGCCGTCCACGTCCACCATCAGCAGCGCCAGCGGCGTGCCGGCGCGGGCGCTGCGCTTCGCCTCGATGTCGAGCGACTGGTCGAAGCTGCGGCGGTTGGCGAGGCCGGTCAGCCCGTCGCGGGCCGCCAGGGCGGCCAGCGCGTCCTGAGCCTGCCGCTGCATGGTGATGTCGCGCAGCGTTTCCACCACCGCGACGAGGGTGCCGGCGTCGTCGTAGATCGGGCCGGCGTCGATCGCCAGGTAGGCGCGCCGGCCGGCGCCGCGCAGGTCGACCCAGGTTTCCACCGCCACGCCGTGGTCGCTCATCCCCACCTTGCTGACGTCGTGGTAGAAGTCGCCGATCTGGTCGAAGCGGCTCGCCGCGACGAGGTCGGCGAGGCAGGGCCGCTTCTCGGCGTAGAACGCCATCCAATGGTCGCTCGTGCCCACCACCTCGGCCGCCGCGAGGCCGGTGAGGCGCTCGCAGGCCCGGTTCCAGATCATCACGCGGTGCTGCGTGTCGAGCACGAAGGTCGGCACCACCAGGTGCTCCATCAGGTCCACGGCGAAGCGGCGCGCGCGCTCGGTCAGCGCGTCGGCGGTCGGCGGGATCGGGCGAGCGTCGGACATGCCGGAGCCTTTCAGGTCGGCGCGGGCCGGCGCGAAGGGGCGCGCCTGATGACGGGCCTGCACCGGGGTCCCCCCGGTGGCAACCCGGCAGGCTCCGGGTTGAGGTCCGCGACGCTGCACGGCAAACGTTAAGGACGGCTGAAGCGACCGCGCGCCGCGGCACGGGGGATGGCCGGCGCCCCGCACGGGCGAGCGGCGCCGGGAGCGAACCGCGGCCGCGGCCGGGCGTTACATGCGGCGGGGCGGCGTCGGACCCGGTCGCACCGCGTCGCGGCGTCGCCGCCGGAGCGCCGGGGTCCGGCCATCGGCGCGACGGGGACGGGAAGGCCGGCATGGAGCGGGACGGCGCGGAGACCGGGACATCGCGCGCGGCCTTGGCCCTGCGCTCCTTCGCCATGGGCGGCTTCGAGGGCGCCACCATGGTGCTCGACACGGGGCGGCGGGTCGACGCCGTGGCGGGCAGCCGGCACGACGCGGCCGCAGTTCTCGACTACCGCCTGCTCGCCGCGACCGGCGTCCGCACGGCGCGCGACGGCTTCCGCTGGCACCTGATCGAACGCGAGCCCGGGCGCTACGACTGGTCCAGCGTGCTGCCGCAGGTGCGGGCCGCCGCGGAGGCGGGCGTCGAGGTGATCTGGGACCTGTGCCACTTCGGCCTGCCCGACGGGGCCGACCCCTGGTCGCCCGCCCTGCCCGGCCGCTTCGCCGCCTTCGCCCGCGCGGCCGCGCGGCTCCTGCGCGAGGAAGGCGACGGGGTGCCGCTCTGGTGCCCCGTCAACGAGATCAGCTATTGGGCCTATGCGGGCGGCGAGCGCGGCCACTTCGCGCCCTGCGCGCGGGGACGGGGGGCGGACTGGAAGCGCCGGCTGGTGCGCCTGTGCGTCGCGGCGTCCCGCGCGCTGCGCGAGGTCGATCCCCGCGCGCGCCTGGTCCACGCCGACCCCGTGATCCACATCGCGGCGGGGGGCGAGGCCGACCGCGAGATCGCGGAGCGGCACCGTCTGTCGATGTTCGAGGGTTGGGACATGATCGCGGGCCGGCGCGAGCCCGACCTCGGCGGCGCGCCGGACCTGCTCGACGTTGTGGGGGTCAACTTCTATCCCGACAACCAGTGGGTCCACGGCGGCCCGCGCCTGCGCCCCGGCATGGCGGGCCACCGGCCGCTGCGCCGCATCCTCCACGAGGTCCACGCCCGCTACGGGCGGCCGATCGTGGTCACCGAGACGGGGGCCGAGGCCGACGAGGGGCCGGACTGGCTGCGCGGCGTGGGGGTGGAGCTGGCGGCGGCGCGCGAGGGTGGCGTGCCGGTGGCGGGCTGCTGCGTGTATCCCGCGATGGACTATCCGGGCTGGACGGACGACCGCCACTGCCGCTGCGGGCCGATCGCGGCCTCGCCCGACTGGTCGGAGCGATGGATCGACCCCGCCATGGCGGAGGCCGTGGGGGACCTGGCGCAGGCCGGGGCTGTCCGACCCGGGGCGCCGCCGCCCGACGGGGCCGCCCCGGGGGCGGTGCCGGAGGGACGCCTCTCCACCGGAGCCGGCCGATGCGCCTGATCGCCGTCGAAGAGCACTTCCTGCCCGCCGAGGTGCGGGACGCCTGGGCCGCCGCTCCGCCCCCGCACGACCCCGTCTCCGCCATCGCGGACGGCGGGGAGAACGGCGCCCGGCTGGCGGACCTCGGCGAGGGCCGCCTCGCGCTGATGGACGAGCAGGGCGTGGACGTCCAGGTGCTGTCCCTCACCACGCCCGGCCTGCACAACCTGGAGCCCGGCCCCGCCGTCGCGATGGCGCGCCGTGTCAACGACCGCGTGGCGGAGGCCTGCGCGCGCCGCCCCGACCGCTTCCAGGGCTTCGCCGCCCTCCCCACGCCGGACCCGCGCGCCGCGCCGCGCGAGCTGGAGCGCGCCGTCCGCGACCTCGGCCTGAGGGGCGCGCTGCTGTGCGGCCGGACGCGGGAGCGGCACCTCGACCACCCCGAGCTTCGCCCGCTGCTCGCGGCCGCGGCGGAGCTGAAGGTGCCCATCCTCATCCACCCGCAGACGCCCTCGCCCGCCGTGCGCGAGTCCCTGTATGCGGGGATCGGCGGGACGGCCGACCTCGCGCTCGCCGCCTTCGGGCTCGGCTGGCACTACGAGGCCGGGCTGGAATGGGTCCGCCTGGCGGCCGCGGGGGTGTTCGACGAGCTGCCCGACCTGCAGGTCATCCTGGGCCACTGGGGCGAGGTGGTGCTGTTCTACCTCGAGCGGACCGCGGCCGTGTTCGCCCGCGCGCTCGCGCTGCGGCGCCCCCTCGCCGACTACGCCCGCCACAACCTCTACGTCACCGGCAGCGGCCTGTGGAACGACGCCTACCTGCAGCGCTGCCTCGACATCGTCGGCCCCGAGCGCCTGCTGTTCTCGACCGACTTCCCCTACCAGTACCGCCCCGGCGGGGTCCGCCGCTTCCTCCACGCTTCTCCGCTGGACCACGCCGGCCGCGAAGCCTACGCCCACGGCAACTGGGACCGGCTGACGGGCGCCCGCGCCTGAGGCGGCCCGGCGCGCGCGCCTCGCTCGACGCCTCCTCCCCGCCCGTGCCACGGTGCGGACACGCCCGAGGGCGGGACGGCGGGGAGCGCGAGATGGACGACGGGGACCTGCGGCGCGACATGGTGGACGCGTGCCGCCGCATGAACGCGACCGGCCTCAACCAGGGCACCTCGGGCAACCTGTCGGCGCGAACCGGAGCGGGCTTCCTCGTGACCCCGACCTCCCTGCCCTACGACGCCATGGAGCCCGGCGACATCGTGCCGATGGGGTTCGACGGCACCTACGAGGGGCCGCGGCGGCCCTCCTCGGAATGGCGCTTCCACGCCGACATCCTCGCCACCCGGCCGGACGTCGACAGCGTGCTGCACTGCCACTCGCCCCACGCCACCACGCTGGCCTGCCACCACCGCCCGATCCCGGCCTTCCACTACATGGTGGCGCTGGCGGGCGGCCCCACGATCCGCTGCGCGCCCTACGCCACCTTCGGCAGCCAGGCGCTGTCGGACCACGCCGTGGCGGCGCTGGAGGGGCGCCGCGCCTGCCTGCTCGGCCAGCACGGCATGATCGCGCTCGGGCCCACGCCGGCCGCCGCCCTGGCGCTGGCCGTCGAGGTCGAGGCGCTGGCGCGGCTCTACCTCGGCGCGCTGGCGCTCGGCGAGCCTCCCGTGCTGGCCGACGAGGAGATCGAGCGCGTCATCGCCCGCATGCGGCGGCGCGGCTACGGCCGGACCGTGGAGGGCGACGACGCCGAGGGCGTCGCCCGGCCGCGCTAGGCGGGCGGAGCCGGAGCCGGCCTCAGCGCGGCGCGGACGCGCCGAGCAGCGCGCGGCCGAGCTCGCCCGACCCCTGCCCGTCGGCGGCGAGCCGCTCGTAGACCCGCGCGGCGCCCTCCAGCATGGCCGCGGTCGGGTCGTCGGGGCCGAGGAGGATCGCGATCTCGCGCATCTCGGCCACCCAGCGGTAGGCCTTGGGCAGCATGTCCGGCATGGCCTTGCCGAAGCGCTCCACCAGCTCCGGCTGGCTGCGCGCGAGCTCGGCCCGCAGCGCGTCGCCGGCGCCCTCGCGCTCGGCGGCGAGGAACATGCCGGCCGCGAGCGCGGTGACGCCCTTGGTGCACATGGCGTAGACGAGCTTCAGCGCCGAGGCCGCGCCGAACCCCGCCTCCATCGGCCAGAGGTCGATGCCGTGGCGGGCCAGAGGCGCCGTGAGCCCGTCGGGGTCGCCGCTGACGTAGACGGCCGGGCTCTTGCTCTGCCCCGTCATGCGGGCCTTCGGCGGAGCCCCGATGATGCAGCCGTCGACCACGGCGCAGCCCGTGCCGTCCAGCGCGGCGCGCACCCGCTCGACGGTGGCGGGCGCGACGGCGTTGAGGTCGACGAAGACGGGCTTGGCCGCGCCGGCCCGCAGCGCCGGCGCGAGGCGCTCGGCGAGTTCCACCGCCGAGCCGGGCGGCACGATCGACAGGACGAGATCGGCGCCGGCGATCTCGTCGAGCGGAACGTCCGCCATGCCGGCCTCGGCGGCGCGGGCGCGGCTCGCGGCGCCGCGGCCGTCGAGGTTGGTGAGCACGGTCGCGCCGTGCTCCCTCAGGCGGAGGCCCATGCCGGCCCCCATGGCGCCCGCTGCCAGGACCGCGATCCGCGTCATGCTCCCACCTCCGTCTCGAACCTCACGCCCGTGAGCCGCTCGGACGCGTCCCACAGCGCCCGCGCGACGCCCGCGTCCCGCGCCTGCGGCATGACGCGCGAGGGACCGACCGGGCCCGTCCGCTCGCCCCGCCCCGTCGGGCCGTAATAGCCGCCGGGCTCCGCCTCGGGCGCGGTCGCTGCATACAGGATCGGGAGGGCGCCGTCCGCCGCGGATTGGCCGAGCAGGCGGAAGGCGAGGTTCATCATCGCGGGCTTGAGGCCGCCGCGCCCCTGCCCCGGCCCGTTGGAGATGATGTCAGTGACGGCCCAGCCGGGATGCGCCGCCACAGCGCGGAGCGGCCAGTCGGCCGCGTCGGCCCGCCGCTGCAGCTCGCGCGCGAAGATCAGCATGGCGAGCTTGCTCTGCCGGTAGGCCGTCCAGGGGTCGTAGCGCGTCGCGCCCTGCAGGTCGTCGAGGTCGATGCGCCCCTGGACGTGGGCGAGGCTGGCGACGCTGACGACGCGCGCGGCTCCTCCCGCCCCGGTCAGCGCCGGCATCAGGCGCGCCGCGAGGGCGAAATGGCCGAGGTAGTTGGTGCCGAACTGCTCCTCGAAGCCGTCGCGCGTGGTGCGGCGGGTCGGGAAAGCCATCACGCCGGCGTTGCAGACCAGGACGTCGAGCGGGCCGGAGGCGACGACGCCCGCCGCGAAGGCGGCCACCGAGGCGAGGTCGGCGAGGTCGAGCCGGGCGAAGCCGACGTCGGCGCCCGGCACAGCGCCGGCGATGCGGCGGCGGGCCGCCTCGGCCCTGCCGGGGTCGCGGGCGGCCAGCACCACGGCGGCGCCGCGGCGGGCCAGGCCCAGCGCGGTCTCGAAGCCGAGGCCGCCCGAAGCGCCGGTGACCACGGCGCGCCGCCCGTCGAGCCGCGGCGCGTCCTCGATCCTCCAGCCCCGTCCCGCCATGCCGTCTCCCCCCGCCGCGTGCGAAGGTGGGGCCGCGCCCGCGCGGCTCAAGGCCGGAAACCGAGAAGGGCCGCGACACCCTGCGGTGCCGCGGCCCTTCGCTGTTCGGGTCGCGCGCGCGGCGACCCCGTCAGGCCCGCCCCGGCACGGTGCCGGGCGGGCTCGATGTCAGGCGCCGTAGACCTGCTTGTGAGCGGCGGCGTAGAGGTCGGACTGGAAAGCCCCCATCTCGACGAGCTCGGCGTTGGTCAGGCCGTTGATCTCGGCGATGAGCTGGCGGTAGCGGCGGTTCTTGTCGAGGCGATCCTGCGCCAGGGCGAAGAGTTTGTTGAACATGGTTCGATTTCCCTCAAACGGGTTGATGGATCAAACCTCCCGGATCGGTCTTGATGCCGATGACCGGAACCTAGAGCGGCCCATGGTGCACCGCAACATGACAGGGTGCAGTGCAGCTCGAACGAATCTGCATGGCGCTGTATACGATCCCTTCACAATCTCCGGAGTGTGCCATGCGGGACGCGCATGAGGTCGCGGCGGCCGACTGGTACGAGCTCCTGCCCTTCGCCGACGGCGTCACCCTGATCCACGAGCCCTGGATGCCGCCCTTCTTCCGCGGCCACATGTGGCTCGTGCGCGGGCGCGACCGCGACCTCCTGATCGACGCCGGCCTCGGCCACGTGCCGCTGCGGGCCCGCGTGACGGCCCTGCGGGGCCGGCCGGTGACGCTGCTCGTCAGCCACACCCACTGGGACCACATCGGCGCGGCGCACGAGTTCGACGGCCCGGAGGACGAGCGACTGGCCCACCCGGCCGAGGCCGCCGTGCTGGCCGACCCGGACCCGGAGCACACGCTCTTCGGCAAGTACGCCGACGGCAGCCGCGACGCCGAAGCCTTCACGCGCAGGCCCGCGGGCTGGGATGCCGGGCGCCACCGCATCCGCCCGGCCCCGGCGACGCGGCTCGTCGGCGAAGGCGATCGCATCGATCTCGGCGACCGCGTCCTCGTGGTGCTGCACACGCCCGGCCATTCGCGCGGTCACCTCGCGCTGTGGGAGGAGCGCACCGGCACGCTCTTCGCGCAGGACGCGGTCTACGACGGGCCGCTGGTCGACACCTGCCCGGATTCCGACGTCGCGACCTACCGCCGGACCCTGGAGCGGCTCGCCGCGGACCTCGACCCGCGCATCGTGCACGGCGGGCACTTCCCGAGCTTCGGGCGCACCCGGTTCCGGCAACTCGTCGCAGAATATCTGTCGGACAAATCAGAAGGTTGATTGCATCGCCGCGCGTCGCTTGACGTCGAACGCGCGGCGCCCCACGCCGATCCTATCATTTCAGGCTTGCGCGCGCCGATGTCGCATGGTTGTGACAATCGTAATCGTTCTAAGCGAGATCCATCTCACCCGAGCGTGCATGACGCGACGAAGGATGAAGGGAGGGCATTCATGAACATGGAGCTCTCACGGCGCCACTTTCTGAAGATGGCGGGCGTGGGTGCGGCGGGGACTTCGCTGGGGGCCTTCGGGTTCGCCGGCGTCGAAGCGGCGCAGGCCGCGGCCATCAGGCCCTACAAGCTCGCCAACACCACGGAAACCCGCAACACCTGCCCCTACTGCTCGGTGGCCTGCGGGATCATCATGTATTCCAAGGGCGACCTGAAGAAGGGGGAGCGCGCCGAGATCACCCACATCGAGGGTGACATCGACCACCCGACGAACCGCGGCACGCTGTGCCCGAAGGGTGCGGCGCTCCACGACTTCGTCACCTCGAAGACCCGCATCACCGTCCCCCGCGTGCGCAAGCCCGGCTCGGACGCGTGGACCGAGGTCAGCTGGGACTACGCCCTCGACCGCATCGCGCGCCTGATGAAGGACGACCGCGACGCCAACTTCATCGCGAAGAACAAGGACGGCACGGCGGTCAACCGCTGGACCACGGTGGGATTCCTCGGCGCTTCCGCCACCACGAACGAGACGGCCTTCCTGACCTACAAGGCCGTCCGCTCGATGGGCATCCTGGGGTTCGACAACCAGGCGCGTGTCTGACACGGCCCGACGGTGTCCAGTTTGGGCCCGACGTTTGGCCGTGGCGCGATGACGCAGCCGTGGACTGATATCAAGAACACCGATCTCGCGATCGTGATGGGCGGCAACGCGGCCGAAGCGCATCCGTGCGGCTTCAAGTGGCTGGTCGAGGCCAAGGCCCACCGCGGCGCCAAGCTGATCGTCGTCGACCCGCGCTACACGCGCACGGCCGCGGTCTCGGACTATTACGCCCCGATCCGCCAGGGCACCGACATCGCCTTCCTGCTCGGCGTGATCCGCTACTGCATCGCCAACGACAAGATCCAGTGGGAATACGCCAAGAACTACACCAACATCTCGTACCTGATTAAGGACGGCTTCGCCTACAAGGACGGCCTGTTCACCGGCTACGACGAGATGCGGCGGGACTACGACCGCTCCACCTGGGACTACCAGCTCGGGCCGGACGGCTTCGTCCAGCAGGACATGTCGCTAGAGAACCCGCGCACGGTGTGGCAGCTCCTCAAGGGCCACGTCGAGCAATACACGCCCGAGCTCGTCGAGCGCATCTGCGGCACGCCGAAGGACAAGTTCCTCCACATCTGCGAGATGATCGCGGCCACGTCCGCGCCCGACAAGGCGATGACGTCGATGTACGCGCTCGGCTGGACGCAGCACTCCAAGGGCGCGCAGAACATCCGCACCATGGCGATGCTGCAGCTGCTGCTGGGCAACATCGGCATCGCGGGCGGCGGCATGAACGCCCTGCGCGGCCATTCCAACATCCAGGGTCTGACCGACCTCGGCCTGATGTCCAACCTGATCCCGGGATACCTCTCGATCCCGACCGAGAAGGAGAAGACGATCGGCGACTACATGGCCACGCGCCAGTACAAGCCGCTGCGCCAGGACCAGACCAGCTACTGGAAGAACTACGACAAGTTCTTCGTGTCGTTCCAGAAGAGCATGTGGGGCGACCACGCCACGAAGGACAACGACTGGGCGTTCGACTACCTGCCCAAGCTCGACGTGCCGGCCTACGACATCCTGCGCATGTTCGAGCTGATGCAGGAGAGCAAGGTCAACGGCTACTTCTGCCAGGGCTTCAACCCGATCCTGTCGATCCCGAACCGGGCGAAGACGACGGCCTGCCTGTCGAAGCTGAAGTTCCTCGTGACGATGGACCC is drawn from Lichenibacterium dinghuense and contains these coding sequences:
- the dinB gene encoding DNA polymerase IV — protein: MTIPSRPSDSASAFPDAAGEPAPRKIIHVDMDAFYASVEQRDDPGLRGRPVAVGGSRQRGVVAAASYEARRFGVRSAMSSMAAVRRCPDLVFVPPRFEVYKAVSRQIRAAFAEHTALIEPLSLDEAYLDVTEAAASGSATLIARAIRARILRDTGLTASAGVSYNKFLAKLASDHRKPDGLTVIPPGQGAAFVAGLDIGRFHGIGPVTAARMKGLGILTGADLRARPAEELDALFGKSGRYYYWAARGVDHRPVRPDRVRKSSGSEHTFSEDLTTEADLVAGLAPAVDAVWRHCESTGVLGRTVTLKVKYADFRQITRSRTGAAPVASRDALDAVGRDLLRGVMPLRAGVRLLGLALSGFDGATGGADERQMALPL
- a CDS encoding GGDEF domain-containing protein — protein: MSDARPIPPTADALTERARRFAVDLMEHLVVPTFVLDTQHRVMIWNRACERLTGLAAAEVVGTSDHWMAFYAEKRPCLADLVAASRFDQIGDFYHDVSKVGMSDHGVAVETWVDLRGAGRRAYLAIDAGPIYDDAGTLVAVVETLRDITMQRQAQDALAALAARDGLTGLANRRSFDQSLDIEAKRSARAGTPLALLMVDVDGFKLFNDTYGHGGGDDCLRRVALAIAGTVRRAGDVAARYGGEEFAVILPGTGAEGGAAIAERIRAAVAGLQIPHRAAPVGTSVTVSVGGAAGAGCPGPDLLAAADAALYRAKRGGRDRAVMGEVPGFVGPARRPSALRDCA
- a CDS encoding beta-glucosidase; this translates as MERDGAETGTSRAALALRSFAMGGFEGATMVLDTGRRVDAVAGSRHDAAAVLDYRLLAATGVRTARDGFRWHLIEREPGRYDWSSVLPQVRAAAEAGVEVIWDLCHFGLPDGADPWSPALPGRFAAFARAAARLLREEGDGVPLWCPVNEISYWAYAGGERGHFAPCARGRGADWKRRLVRLCVAASRALREVDPRARLVHADPVIHIAAGGEADREIAERHRLSMFEGWDMIAGRREPDLGGAPDLLDVVGVNFYPDNQWVHGGPRLRPGMAGHRPLRRILHEVHARYGRPIVVTETGAEADEGPDWLRGVGVELAAAREGGVPVAGCCVYPAMDYPGWTDDRHCRCGPIAASPDWSERWIDPAMAEAVGDLAQAGAVRPGAPPPDGAAPGAVPEGRLSTGAGRCA
- a CDS encoding amidohydrolase family protein, which translates into the protein MRLIAVEEHFLPAEVRDAWAAAPPPHDPVSAIADGGENGARLADLGEGRLALMDEQGVDVQVLSLTTPGLHNLEPGPAVAMARRVNDRVAEACARRPDRFQGFAALPTPDPRAAPRELERAVRDLGLRGALLCGRTRERHLDHPELRPLLAAAAELKVPILIHPQTPSPAVRESLYAGIGGTADLALAAFGLGWHYEAGLEWVRLAAAGVFDELPDLQVILGHWGEVVLFYLERTAAVFARALALRRPLADYARHNLYVTGSGLWNDAYLQRCLDIVGPERLLFSTDFPYQYRPGGVRRFLHASPLDHAGREAYAHGNWDRLTGARA
- a CDS encoding class II aldolase/adducin family protein, which gives rise to MDDGDLRRDMVDACRRMNATGLNQGTSGNLSARTGAGFLVTPTSLPYDAMEPGDIVPMGFDGTYEGPRRPSSEWRFHADILATRPDVDSVLHCHSPHATTLACHHRPIPAFHYMVALAGGPTIRCAPYATFGSQALSDHAVAALEGRRACLLGQHGMIALGPTPAAALALAVEVEALARLYLGALALGEPPVLADEEIERVIARMRRRGYGRTVEGDDAEGVARPR
- a CDS encoding NAD(P)-dependent oxidoreductase, producing the protein MTRIAVLAAGAMGAGMGLRLREHGATVLTNLDGRGAASRARAAEAGMADVPLDEIAGADLVLSIVPPGSAVELAERLAPALRAGAAKPVFVDLNAVAPATVERVRAALDGTGCAVVDGCIIGAPPKARMTGQSKSPAVYVSGDPDGLTAPLARHGIDLWPMEAGFGAASALKLVYAMCTKGVTALAAGMFLAAEREGAGDALRAELARSQPELVERFGKAMPDMLPKAYRWVAEMREIAILLGPDDPTAAMLEGAARVYERLAADGQGSGELGRALLGASAPR
- a CDS encoding SDR family oxidoreductase; this translates as MAGRGWRIEDAPRLDGRRAVVTGASGGLGFETALGLARRGAAVVLAARDPGRAEAARRRIAGAVPGADVGFARLDLADLASVAAFAAGVVASGPLDVLVCNAGVMAFPTRRTTRDGFEEQFGTNYLGHFALAARLMPALTGAGGAARVVSVASLAHVQGRIDLDDLQGATRYDPWTAYRQSKLAMLIFARELQRRADAADWPLRAVAAHPGWAVTDIISNGPGQGRGGLKPAMMNLAFRLLGQSAADGALPILYAATAPEAEPGGYYGPTGRGERTGPVGPSRVMPQARDAGVARALWDASERLTGVRFETEVGA
- a CDS encoding MBL fold metallo-hydrolase — its product is MRDAHEVAAADWYELLPFADGVTLIHEPWMPPFFRGHMWLVRGRDRDLLIDAGLGHVPLRARVTALRGRPVTLLVSHTHWDHIGAAHEFDGPEDERLAHPAEAAVLADPDPEHTLFGKYADGSRDAEAFTRRPAGWDAGRHRIRPAPATRLVGEGDRIDLGDRVLVVLHTPGHSRGHLALWEERTGTLFAQDAVYDGPLVDTCPDSDVATYRRTLERLAADLDPRIVHGGHFPSFGRTRFRQLVAEYLSDKSEG
- the fdnG gene encoding formate dehydrogenase-N subunit alpha, which translates into the protein MNMELSRRHFLKMAGVGAAGTSLGAFGFAGVEAAQAAAIRPYKLANTTETRNTCPYCSVACGIIMYSKGDLKKGERAEITHIEGDIDHPTNRGTLCPKGAALHDFVTSKTRITVPRVRKPGSDAWTEVSWDYALDRIARLMKDDRDANFIAKNKDGTAVNRWTTVGFLGASATTNETAFLTYKAVRSMGILGFDNQARVUHGPTVSSLGPTFGRGAMTQPWTDIKNTDLAIVMGGNAAEAHPCGFKWLVEAKAHRGAKLIVVDPRYTRTAAVSDYYAPIRQGTDIAFLLGVIRYCIANDKIQWEYAKNYTNISYLIKDGFAYKDGLFTGYDEMRRDYDRSTWDYQLGPDGFVQQDMSLENPRTVWQLLKGHVEQYTPELVERICGTPKDKFLHICEMIAATSAPDKAMTSMYALGWTQHSKGAQNIRTMAMLQLLLGNIGIAGGGMNALRGHSNIQGLTDLGLMSNLIPGYLSIPTEKEKTIGDYMATRQYKPLRQDQTSYWKNYDKFFVSFQKSMWGDHATKDNDWAFDYLPKLDVPAYDILRMFELMQESKVNGYFCQGFNPILSIPNRAKTTACLSKLKFLVTMDPLDTETSNFWKNFGVYNDVKSAEIKTEVFQLPTTLFAEEEGSLANSGRWLQWHWAGGTAPGECKHDTWIMAQIFLRVKKLYQAEGGAFPDPILNLTWDYADPEEPSPAELAKEVNGYALADQFDPKDPTKLTVGKGKLLLNFSQLKNDGTTSSGCWIYSGQWNENGNNMARRDNADPGNMGTFLNWTFAWPVNRRVLYNAASCDMQGKPWDPSRKLIEWNGTKWAGVDVPDIAPDAKPGTVQPFILNQEGTARIFTRALLRDGPFPIHYEPFESPVKNVINPAIRGNPVSRVFQADVASFGNSDEFPYAATSYRLTEHFHYWTKHNRVNSVLQPEFFVEIGHELAAEKGIQDAGWVRVWSKRGEVKAKAYVTKRIQPLVCDGKTVHVVGIPLHWGFMGAAIKGWGPNSLTPVVGDANSDTPEFKAFLVNIEPTTPPAIA